One genomic region from Nostoc sphaeroides encodes:
- a CDS encoding Uma2 family endonuclease produces the protein MSIPLLDHPIEEKLVTVADVSWEEFKGIEAQLKDNRNVRLSYLSGILEIMSPIGEKHEYVKRTLGYLLEAYMRELGIRFYGRGGFTLEEPGYASGTPDESYSINTKAEVPDIVIEVIVTSGTINRKELYKPKKVPEVWFWKSDQIKIFRLNATGEYEEVNRSGFFPNLDPALLLQYIGYPDQYDAIAEFVQAIRK, from the coding sequence ATGAGTATCCCACTTCTAGACCATCCCATAGAAGAAAAACTAGTGACCGTCGCAGATGTTTCTTGGGAGGAATTTAAAGGTATTGAAGCACAGTTAAAAGACAACCGCAATGTCCGACTCTCCTATTTGTCAGGAATATTAGAAATTATGTCGCCCATTGGTGAAAAACATGAGTACGTGAAAAGAACTCTCGGCTACTTGCTAGAAGCTTACATGAGAGAGTTGGGAATCCGGTTCTACGGTCGTGGTGGTTTTACTCTAGAAGAACCTGGGTATGCTTCTGGTACACCCGATGAGTCTTACAGCATTAATACAAAAGCAGAAGTTCCTGACATTGTTATTGAAGTTATTGTTACTAGTGGCACCATTAATCGAAAAGAGTTATACAAACCCAAGAAAGTCCCTGAAGTTTGGTTCTGGAAATCTGACCAGATAAAGATATTCCGTTTAAATGCGACTGGCGAGTATGAAGAAGTAAACCGTAGTGGTTTCTTCCCGAATTTAGACCCAGCTTTGTTGCTGCAATATATCGGATATCCTGACCAGTACGACGCTATTGCCGAATTTGTGCAGGCTATCCGAAAATAA
- a CDS encoding alpha/beta fold hydrolase, whose amino-acid sequence MPYIKVRGVEHYYEWVKKPSGSLVKPVMIFMHGWAGSARYWQNTANALSEQFDCLLYDMRGFGRSGGKPTIAEASEAVAESESLQEESEAIRELTYELEEYADDLAALLDGLHLQRVYINAHSMGASVATLFFNRYPQRVERGILTCSGVFEYDEKSFSAFHKFGGYVVKFRPKWLSKIPFVDQMFMARFLHSSIPHSERQAFLEDFLEADYDAALGTIFTSVSKAQSEVMPQEFAKLTVPTLLVAGEYDKIIPAEMGRQAAALSDKVEFVMIPNTAHFPMLEDASTYLQRVQEFLRINTAQPQAS is encoded by the coding sequence ATGCCTTATATTAAAGTTCGTGGCGTTGAGCATTACTACGAATGGGTGAAAAAACCATCTGGTTCTTTGGTAAAACCAGTGATGATTTTCATGCACGGCTGGGCTGGTTCGGCTAGGTATTGGCAAAATACCGCGAATGCTTTATCTGAGCAATTTGATTGTTTACTCTACGATATGCGGGGATTTGGCCGTTCTGGTGGAAAGCCAACCATAGCCGAAGCAAGTGAAGCTGTTGCCGAATCTGAGTCTCTCCAGGAAGAATCAGAGGCAATTAGAGAATTAACTTATGAATTAGAGGAATACGCTGATGATTTGGCAGCTTTGTTAGATGGGTTGCATCTTCAGCGTGTTTATATCAATGCTCACTCGATGGGTGCGTCTGTTGCTACTTTATTTTTTAACCGCTACCCCCAACGAGTGGAACGAGGAATTTTAACCTGTAGCGGCGTTTTTGAGTACGATGAAAAATCCTTTAGTGCTTTTCATAAATTTGGTGGCTATGTAGTTAAATTCCGCCCCAAGTGGTTAAGCAAAATTCCATTTGTTGACCAAATGTTTATGGCCAGATTTCTGCATAGTTCCATACCACATTCTGAGCGGCAAGCTTTTTTGGAAGATTTTCTCGAAGCAGATTACGATGCGGCTTTAGGAACAATTTTTACTTCAGTCAGTAAGGCTCAATCTGAAGTGATGCCCCAAGAGTTTGCCAAGCTAACAGTACCGACTCTACTCGTAGCAGGGGAGTATGACAAGATTATTCCAGCCGAGATGGGGCGTCAAGCAGCTGCATTGAGTGACAAAGTGGAATTTGTGATGATTCCTAACACAGCGCATTTCCCGATGTTGGAAGATGCGTCAACTTACTTGCAACGGGTACAAGAGTTTTTGCGAATTAACACCGCACAGCCGCAAGCGAGTTAA
- a CDS encoding HlyD family efflux transporter periplasmic adaptor subunit, which yields MTNDKGQKYMVNAAQARQTKERFAQPEEQLTYELGKAVQELPPLYTRLLAGTMSVIVFGTIAWAYFSQIDEVATAPGELIASAQVRPVTSLGGGSIVAVKVKEGDRVTKGQILVQKDPDLQITDVSRLVKSSRLIQDDLQRLDAERTGGKTAGTKLQDELLSSRLQDFQARQAGAEAEANRQQSLIDQAKVRLTRLQDNLVNAKSSVGNAKTNLANADSIRIKIESNLALAEQREKSLRTLMTPGAVPRVDYLDAQERLTRAKTEITRSQDEVTNAQNKITEAQDKVTSLEKDIAAQVQEIRQAEQAYNAARSQAQRVASERQSEILTQFNKRKEELTTVQGQLEQARKQQALETIEAPVAGTIYRVKATKGPVQSGEELLSILPEGEEMLLEVKVLNRDIGFIREGMKAKVKMATFPFQEFGTVNGEVTQVSPNAIVDKELGLVFPTRIKLSKHSVNVRGQEVEFTPGMSASGEIVTRKKSILTFITEPVTRRFSEAFSVR from the coding sequence ATGACAAATGACAAAGGACAAAAATATATGGTAAATGCTGCTCAAGCACGTCAGACAAAAGAGCGATTCGCCCAACCAGAGGAACAACTCACTTATGAATTGGGGAAGGCGGTACAGGAATTGCCACCCCTGTACACGAGATTATTAGCGGGAACGATGAGCGTTATCGTATTTGGAACGATCGCTTGGGCGTACTTTTCGCAAATAGATGAAGTAGCAACAGCACCAGGGGAATTAATTGCTTCTGCACAGGTAAGACCGGTGACATCCTTGGGTGGGGGGTCAATTGTTGCTGTTAAAGTTAAAGAAGGCGATCGCGTTACTAAAGGTCAAATTCTGGTTCAAAAAGATCCAGACTTGCAAATAACCGATGTTTCCCGCCTAGTCAAATCTTCTAGATTGATTCAGGACGATTTGCAACGTTTGGATGCAGAACGCACCGGAGGCAAAACTGCTGGGACGAAACTGCAAGATGAACTTTTAAGTTCTCGCCTGCAAGACTTCCAAGCGCGGCAAGCAGGGGCGGAAGCAGAAGCAAATCGCCAACAATCACTCATAGATCAAGCCAAAGTCCGCTTGACTCGGTTGCAAGACAACTTAGTGAATGCCAAAAGCAGCGTTGGCAATGCCAAAACTAACCTTGCCAATGCAGATAGCATCCGAATTAAAATTGAAAGTAATTTGGCCCTTGCAGAACAAAGGGAAAAAAGCTTACGAACCCTAATGACTCCTGGTGCAGTACCTCGTGTCGATTACTTGGATGCCCAAGAAAGATTAACTCGTGCAAAGACAGAAATCACTAGATCGCAAGATGAAGTGACTAACGCCCAGAATAAAATCACAGAGGCTCAAGATAAAGTCACATCATTAGAAAAAGATATTGCTGCCCAAGTCCAAGAAATTCGCCAAGCAGAACAAGCTTATAATGCTGCACGCAGTCAGGCGCAGCGTGTAGCATCAGAACGCCAAAGCGAAATTTTGACCCAATTCAACAAGCGTAAAGAAGAACTGACAACTGTTCAAGGTCAATTAGAACAAGCAAGGAAGCAACAAGCTTTAGAAACCATTGAAGCTCCCGTTGCCGGTACAATTTACAGAGTTAAAGCCACCAAGGGGCCAGTGCAATCAGGTGAAGAATTGCTGTCAATTTTGCCGGAAGGGGAAGAAATGCTTCTAGAGGTGAAAGTTCTCAACCGTGATATTGGGTTTATTCGTGAAGGAATGAAGGCAAAAGTAAAAATGGCAACTTTCCCCTTCCAGGAATTTGGCACTGTGAATGGGGAAGTTACGCAAGTCAGTCCGAATGCAATTGTTGATAAAGAATTAGGCTTAGTTTTTCCCACCAGAATTAAGCTAAGTAAACACTCAGTTAACGTCCGGGGTCAAGAAGTAGAATTTACACCAGGTATGTCTGCTTCAGGTGAAATTGTGACTCGGAAAAAATCAATTTTGACATTCATCACTGAGCCTGTGACGCGGCGGTTCAGCGAGGCATTTTCAGTTAGGTAG
- a CDS encoding SDR family oxidoreductase — translation MFLITGATGGIGRRVVRLLRQREQSVRAFVRLTSRYSELEHRGAEIFIGDLLEDRDIQKASRGVKYVISAHGSDSDALSLDYRANIELIDQAKANGVEHFVFISVLGADRGYEDAPVFKAKRAVERYLSASGLNYTILRPSGLASNLLPLVEQFRQTGLYLLIGDRKNRTSIVSTDDLAKIVVDSVTVEGARNQILPVGGPDILLREDIPRIFGRIFNKQPVIINSPLFAIDGLQSALGLINPQIQKTLGTYRTLLANEFFCTKDEIANLEAIYNFQLETLESFLRRYLAV, via the coding sequence ATGTTTCTAATAACTGGAGCAACGGGAGGAATCGGTCGCAGAGTTGTGCGACTGCTACGGCAACGAGAACAGTCTGTAAGGGCATTTGTCCGCCTGACTTCGCGCTATAGCGAGTTAGAACACCGGGGCGCAGAAATCTTTATCGGTGATTTGCTAGAAGACAGAGATATCCAGAAAGCTAGTCGGGGTGTCAAGTATGTTATCAGCGCCCACGGTTCTGATAGCGATGCCCTATCTTTAGATTACCGCGCCAATATTGAACTCATTGACCAAGCCAAAGCCAATGGCGTTGAGCATTTTGTCTTTATTTCCGTACTAGGAGCCGATCGCGGATATGAAGATGCTCCTGTATTTAAAGCCAAACGAGCAGTAGAACGATATTTGTCAGCTAGTGGCTTAAATTACACTATTTTACGCCCATCTGGATTAGCATCTAACTTGCTGCCACTAGTAGAACAATTTCGGCAAACGGGATTGTATTTGTTAATTGGCGATCGCAAAAACCGTACCTCAATTGTCAGTACCGATGATTTGGCAAAGATAGTGGTGGATTCTGTGACAGTTGAAGGCGCTCGTAACCAGATTTTACCAGTGGGAGGGCCAGACATTTTATTACGAGAAGATATTCCCCGGATTTTTGGCCGGATCTTCAATAAACAGCCAGTAATAATTAACTCACCACTATTTGCCATTGATGGGTTACAAAGTGCATTGGGTTTAATTAATCCTCAAATCCAAAAAACTTTGGGAACTTATCGCACATTGCTAGCAAATGAATTTTTCTGTACAAAAGATGAAATTGCCAATTTAGAAGCAATTTATAACTTCCAGTTGGAGACATTAGAAAGTTTTTTGCGGCGTTATCTAGCAGTTTGA
- a CDS encoding dienelactone hydrolase family protein produces MTEQAIITTTVNLLQDNIQISAYLAEPKEAGTYPGVVVLQEIFGVNVHIRDVTERIAKLGYVAIAPALFQRTAPGFETGYTPEDIETGRSYAIQTKASELLSDIQLAIDYLKNLPQVKKDSFACIGFCFGGHVAYLAATLPDIKATASFYGAGITTRTPGGVAPTVTRTKEIPGTLYAFFGREDASIPPKQVDEIEAELEKYKIPHRVFRYDGADHGFFCDRRASYNPKAAADAWEQVQQLFSQLN; encoded by the coding sequence ATGACAGAGCAAGCAATAATTACCACAACGGTTAATCTTTTGCAAGATAATATTCAAATTTCAGCTTATTTGGCAGAGCCAAAAGAAGCTGGAACTTACCCAGGAGTGGTGGTATTACAGGAGATTTTTGGTGTTAACGTTCACATTCGGGATGTGACAGAACGGATTGCCAAACTTGGATATGTAGCGATCGCACCTGCACTTTTTCAACGGACTGCTCCTGGCTTTGAAACCGGATACACACCCGAAGATATTGAAACGGGCAGAAGTTACGCGATCCAAACTAAAGCCTCAGAGTTATTAAGCGATATTCAATTAGCAATTGACTACCTGAAAAATCTGCCTCAAGTCAAAAAAGATAGTTTTGCTTGTATTGGCTTCTGCTTTGGTGGTCATGTCGCATATCTTGCAGCTACCTTACCAGATATTAAAGCTACGGCTTCCTTCTACGGTGCTGGAATTACGACTCGCACACCAGGAGGTGTAGCTCCCACTGTTACCCGTACCAAAGAAATTCCAGGCACTCTCTATGCCTTCTTTGGTAGAGAAGATGCTAGCATCCCACCCAAACAAGTAGATGAGATTGAAGCAGAATTAGAAAAATATAAAATTCCTCATCGTGTGTTTCGCTACGATGGAGCTGATCACGGATTTTTCTGTGACCGTCGTGCCAGTTATAATCCTAAAGCTGCTGCTGATGCTTGGGAGCAAGTCCAACAACTCTTTAGTCAACTGAATTAG
- a CDS encoding GntR family transcriptional regulator, giving the protein MIQFRIQPDSEIPASTQLFNQIRFAIASRQYPPAYKLPSTRALAMQTGLHRNTISKVYRQLEEDGFVESMAGSGIYVRPQGHEGGSRLQSPILKQNPDAYQVVQKALDDLLTQGCSLNQARELFLAEIDWRLRCSARVLVAVPSYDMGAGELMVYELERSLKIPVQLVAMEELTAVLDKTTSATVVTSRYFISNVEAIAAPKAARVIPLDIYDYSKELSLLKTLPKENCVGIVSLSSGIARAAEVILHGLRGDELLVMTSQPKDAYKLQAMVKRAEVIITDQASFAAVQAAVQACDEDIIRPPKLIKVENYIGTNSINLLKRELGLS; this is encoded by the coding sequence ATGATTCAATTCCGTATTCAGCCAGACAGCGAAATTCCCGCATCAACCCAGCTGTTTAATCAAATCCGGTTTGCGATCGCTTCTCGGCAATATCCCCCTGCTTACAAATTGCCAAGCACAAGGGCATTAGCAATGCAAACTGGGTTACACCGTAATACCATAAGCAAAGTTTACCGTCAACTAGAAGAAGACGGATTTGTTGAAAGTATGGCTGGTTCAGGAATTTATGTTCGTCCCCAAGGTCATGAGGGCGGTAGCAGGCTGCAATCACCAATTCTCAAACAAAATCCTGATGCATATCAAGTTGTCCAAAAAGCACTCGATGATTTGCTCACTCAAGGATGTTCACTCAATCAAGCCAGAGAGCTATTTTTAGCAGAAATTGACTGGCGCTTGCGTTGTAGTGCGCGGGTACTGGTTGCAGTTCCATCTTATGATATGGGTGCTGGTGAGTTGATGGTCTATGAATTAGAGCGATCGCTAAAAATACCAGTCCAGTTGGTAGCAATGGAAGAATTAACTGCTGTGTTAGATAAAACTACCTCTGCGACAGTAGTTACCAGTCGGTATTTTATCAGTAATGTGGAAGCGATCGCAGCTCCTAAAGCTGCACGGGTAATTCCTCTCGATATCTACGACTACAGCAAAGAACTCAGCCTCTTGAAAACTCTACCAAAAGAAAACTGTGTAGGTATAGTTAGCCTCAGTTCCGGGATTGCACGAGCAGCAGAAGTCATCCTCCACGGTTTACGAGGAGATGAACTATTAGTGATGACTTCGCAACCAAAAGATGCTTATAAACTTCAGGCAATGGTTAAACGGGCTGAAGTAATCATAACCGATCAAGCCAGTTTTGCGGCAGTCCAAGCAGCCGTGCAAGCATGTGATGAAGATATTATTCGTCCACCAAAGCTGATTAAGGTTGAAAATTATATAGGTACTAACTCAATTAACTTGCTAAAACGAGAACTGGGTTTGAGTTAA
- a CDS encoding S1 RNA-binding domain-containing protein produces the protein MNSESKLSQTANSPFTMDDFAKALEKHDYQFQKGQVVHGKVFQLDHDGAYVDIGGKSSAFLPRDEASLRAVTDLSEVLPLQEDMQFLIIRDQDAEGQVTLSRKQLEIQHIWERLAEMQENAQTVQVRVMGVNKGGVTVDILSLRGFIPRSHLAERDNLEALKGQNLTVGFLEINKNTNKLILSQRLATRSSNFSLLELGQLVEGKVTGIKPFGVFVDLNGMGALLHIKQVSQKFIDSLEKVFQVGQSIKAVIIDLDEGKGRVALSTRVLENFPGEVLENMDEVMASAEARANRANNKAAE, from the coding sequence ATGAATTCCGAATCGAAACTTTCTCAAACAGCCAATTCGCCGTTTACAATGGACGATTTTGCCAAAGCATTAGAAAAACATGACTACCAGTTTCAAAAGGGACAGGTTGTACATGGCAAAGTGTTCCAACTTGACCATGATGGAGCTTATGTCGATATTGGTGGCAAGTCGTCAGCTTTTCTGCCGCGCGATGAGGCTTCTTTGAGAGCAGTTACCGATTTATCGGAGGTGCTGCCATTGCAAGAGGATATGCAGTTTTTAATTATCCGAGATCAGGATGCAGAAGGTCAAGTCACCCTTTCTCGAAAGCAGTTGGAAATTCAGCACATCTGGGAACGATTGGCCGAAATGCAGGAGAATGCTCAGACTGTGCAAGTTCGGGTTATGGGTGTGAATAAAGGTGGTGTCACCGTCGATATTCTTTCTTTGCGGGGGTTTATTCCGCGATCGCACCTGGCAGAGCGTGATAATTTAGAAGCTCTCAAAGGTCAAAATCTGACTGTGGGCTTTTTGGAAATCAATAAAAACACCAACAAACTCATCCTTTCCCAGCGTTTAGCAACTCGTTCTAGCAACTTCAGCTTATTAGAACTAGGTCAACTGGTGGAAGGTAAAGTTACTGGTATCAAACCTTTTGGTGTGTTTGTGGATTTAAATGGTATGGGGGCTTTGCTTCATATCAAGCAGGTAAGCCAAAAATTCATCGACTCATTAGAAAAGGTATTTCAAGTTGGTCAGTCAATTAAAGCTGTAATTATTGACTTGGATGAGGGTAAAGGGCGGGTTGCTCTTTCTACCAGAGTTTTGGAAAACTTCCCTGGCGAAGTGTTAGAGAATATGGATGAGGTGATGGCTTCGGCTGAGGCGCGGGCTAATAGAGCTAATAACAAAGCTGCTGAATAG